The Papaver somniferum cultivar HN1 chromosome 3, ASM357369v1, whole genome shotgun sequence genome includes a region encoding these proteins:
- the LOC113358987 gene encoding major allergen Pru av 1-like, translating to MACITFEETLHCLVDAHRMFHAMFLDAHNLMPKIMPHAVKSVDFVSGDGDSGSIQQVNFCEGSLVKYVMNRLDSKDKDNFECNYTVIESDAFGDAVDHISNEIKFEVDPVGGCICKSKSSYYPKAGAVLNEDELKI from the exons ATGGCTTGCATTACCTTCGAAGAGACACTGCATTGCCTTGTCGATGCACACAGAATGTTCCACGCAATGTTCCTAGATGCTCATAATTTGATGCCAAAGATCATGCCTCATGCTGTCAAGAGCGTCGACTTTGTCTCTGGTGATGGAGACTCTGGAAGCATTCAACAAGTTAACTTCTGCGAAG GAAGTCTTGTGAAATATGTGATGAACAGACTAGACTCCAAAGACAAAGACAACTTCGAGTGCAACTACACAGTGATTGAATCCGACGCATTTGGAGACGCGGTTGATCATATCAGTAACGAGATCAAGTTTGAGGTTGATCCTGTTGGTGGTTGTATATGTAAATCGAAAAGCTCTTATTACCCTAAGGCTGGTGCAGTGTTGAACGAAGACGAGCTCAAG atTTGA